One genomic region from Leptolyngbyaceae cyanobacterium JSC-12 encodes:
- a CDS encoding hypothetical protein (IMG reference gene:2510096330) gives MQRSSEFPLFCQTAIAIFGFLLLISVFSAFSAPKSSFKFSIQTPVEVTARNSNVGQNA, from the coding sequence ATGCAACGGAGTTCTGAATTTCCACTATTCTGCCAGACTGCGATCGCAATCTTTGGATTTCTCCTTCTGATTTCTGTATTCTCTGCATTCTCTGCTCCTAAATCAAGCTTTAAATTTTCTATTCAAACCCCTGTTGAAGTTACTGCTAGAAATTCTAACGTTGGTCAGAACGCTTAA